In one window of Gemmatimonadota bacterium DNA:
- a CDS encoding F0F1 ATP synthase subunit epsilon gives MRVTVISPESAIFDGEADAVTAPAYDGQVGILPRHAPFMTLLGRGPLVVKAGETIHRFRVQGGFLQAVNNTVRVVAEQVKGE, from the coding sequence ATGCGGGTCACGGTGATCTCGCCCGAGTCCGCCATCTTCGACGGCGAGGCCGACGCGGTGACGGCGCCGGCCTACGACGGCCAGGTCGGCATCCTGCCCCGGCATGCGCCGTTCATGACGCTGCTCGGGCGCGGCCCGCTGGTGGTCAAGGCCGGTGAGACCATCCACCGGTTCCGGGTGCAGGGTGGGTTCCTTCAGGCGGTCAACAACACCGTCCGCGTGGTCGCGGAACAGGTCAAAGGAGAGTAA